The Fusobacterium sp. IOR10 region ATTCATAATTTCTATTTTTATAAACTTCTGAAAGCCAAGTTCCCCATTCTATTTCTTGAATATTCACAGTTATTCCAATTTTTGCTAATTGTTCCTTTATAATCTGAGAACTATCAACATGAACTTGATAATTAGATGGTGCTTTTAATGTTAATTCAAATCCATTTGGATAACCTGCTTCTTTTAAAAGTTCTTTAGCTTTTTCAATATTATACAAATAAAGATTTTCAGTATCTTTATTATAAATAGATTTCACTATTGGACTAGAAGCACTTCCAACAATACTAGCCTCACCAAGAGAAGCACCTTCAATAATTTCTTTTTTATCTATAGCATATTGAATTGCCTGTCTAACTTTTAAATTATTTAAAGGTTCAGCATTGTTATTAATAGCTAAAAGTTGAACAAGATTTTGTTCTCCTTTTATTAATTTGCTATTCTTCCCAATCATATCTTCATATCCTGCAAAAAGTCTATGAATTATATTAACTTCTCCCATTTGAAAAGCCATAATAGCACTTTGATCATCTTTAATTATTTTAAACTCAACAGCATCTATATTTCCAACTTCTGAAATATTCCAATAATCATTAAATTTTTTAACAATAACTTTTTCTCCTGGAAGATAACTATCAATATAGTAAGGACCAGTTCCATAAATTTTATTATTTTCTTCATAAACAATTCCAACCATAAAAGCGGCTATTCCAGTTCCATTTGCATTTTTTAATTTAAATATTACTTCGTCTCCATTAACTTCAATAGATTTTGAAATTTTCTTAAATTCATTTGCAATTCTATTTGCTGGAAAAGCATCATCTAAAAATCTCTCATAAGATTTTTTCACTAGAGCAGGGGTTAGCTCAACGCCATTTTTAAATTTAATTCCCTTTCTAATTTTAAAAGTGTAAGTGAGATGGTCCTCTGAAACTTTATAAGATTCAGCAAGTGCTGGATAAAGATCTCCATTTGAATCTATTTTTATAAGTCCTTCAAAAACATTAAATAAAATCTCTCCAGTAGCAGCTGCAACTGCCTTATGTGGATCTAAAAAATCAGGATCTTGAGTTATTCTAACAACAATTTTATTAGAAGGAACCATATTTTCTTTACTAACTTTTTCTGATCCGCAAGCTCCTAATAAAAACAAACTTATAAATAATGTTACTATTTTTTTTTTCATTTTTTTGTTATTTTTTATCTTTCCTTCTTTGAAAAATAAAAAATAAACCCCCCTTATTTAAATGTAATATTTATAAATTAATATATTTTAAAACCTATTCTTTTAAAATATAGTTAAAAACAGTATTTTACAAGATTATATTATGAATTCAAGGTTTTTACAAGTATTTATTTAAAAATAATTGGTTGTACGCACAAATAGACATATAATTAAACAAAAAGATCAAAAAAAAAGTTAAGATATAGAATTCTTAACTTTAATATATTTAAACTACCAAATTTATAACTGATAAAGCTCCAATTCCCCATAAAACTAAATTTATTTTCTTATATTCCCCTGCAACTAAATGCATTAAAATATAACTGATAAATCCAAAACTAAGTCCAATACTAATACTATATGTAAGAGGCATAAAAATAACTGTTATAAATCCAGGTACAGAAACTTTTATATCTGTCCAGTCTAGAAATTTAACTGATTTAAACATAAAAACTCCAACTAAAACTAGAGAAGGAGCAGCAGCAAACATTGGAACCATTCCTACAACAGGAGTTATTAAAAGAGATAATAGAAATAAAAGACCAGTAACTAAAGAGGCTAAACCTGTTCTAGCTCCTAAAGCTATACCTGCTGCAGACTCACTTACAGCTGTAACTGTACTAGTACCTAGAAAAGATCCTAAAATTGTTGAAGTAACATCAACAAACATCATTCTTCCAAGACCTATATAATTTCCATCTTTATCTTGCATTCCCATTTCTTTGTAACAAGCTATTAAAAGCCCTAAAGAATCAAATAAATCAATAAACATAAAAGAAAAAATAGCTCCAAGTAATGATAATTTCATAGCTCCCATTATATTAAGTTTAAAAGCAATTGGAGCTATTGATGGAGGAGTAGATATTAAAGTTTTAGGAACCTCAACAAGTCCAAAAAAAGCACCAATAATTGTTATAATTATAATACTTAATAAAATTCCACCTTTAACTCTTTTCAATTCAAAAATAGCCATAAGGGCCAATCCTAGCATAGACAAAACAACAGGAAGGGTAAATTTCCCAAGAGTAACAAGAGTTGCTGGATGAGCAACTATAATCCCCATATTTTTTAAACCAATAAAAGCTATAAATAATCCAATTCCTGCAGTTGCTGCAGCAGTTAGTGGTTCTGGTATAGCTTGAGCTAACTTTTCTCTAAGACCAGATAGAGCTAAAATCAAAAAGAAAACTCCTGAAAGAAAAACTATTCCCAAAGCATCTTCCCAAGGCACTCCTTTCCCCATAACTAATGTAAAAGTGAAGAATGCATTAAGTCCCATTCCAGGTGCCATTGTAATTGGTACATTTCCAATAAAAGCAGTAAGAAGAGTCCCTATTGCACCTGCTAAACATGTAACACTAATTAATGCCCCTTTATCCATTCCAGTTAAAGATAAAATAGAAGGATGAACAAAAATAATGTATGCAATGGTAAAAAATGTAGTAATTCCCCCCATAATTTCAGTAT contains the following coding sequences:
- a CDS encoding ABC transporter substrate-binding protein — encoded protein: MKKKIVTLFISLFLLGACGSEKVSKENMVPSNKIVVRITQDPDFLDPHKAVAAATGEILFNVFEGLIKIDSNGDLYPALAESYKVSEDHLTYTFKIRKGIKFKNGVELTPALVKKSYERFLDDAFPANRIANEFKKISKSIEVNGDEVIFKLKNANGTGIAAFMVGIVYEENNKIYGTGPYYIDSYLPGEKVIVKKFNDYWNISEVGNIDAVEFKIIKDDQSAIMAFQMGEVNIIHRLFAGYEDMIGKNSKLIKGEQNLVQLLAINNNAEPLNNLKVRQAIQYAIDKKEIIEGASLGEASIVGSASSPIVKSIYNKDTENLYLYNIEKAKELLKEAGYPNGFELTLKAPSNYQVHVDSSQIIKEQLAKIGITVNIQEIEWGTWLSEVYKNRNYELTVIGFEGKPSPYTTFSRYMSKDKRNMINFSNNSYDQILRKISTENSDDKRIELFKEAQEILTKNVASVFLQAPNYIVAINKNIDGFKIYPCYVLDLSLLNLKK
- a CDS encoding NCS2 family permease, which translates into the protein MQNKNLIERIFKVKERNSTVHTEIMGGITTFFTIAYIIFVHPSILSLTGMDKGALISVTCLAGAIGTLLTAFIGNVPITMAPGMGLNAFFTFTLVMGKGVPWEDALGIVFLSGVFFLILALSGLREKLAQAIPEPLTAAATAGIGLFIAFIGLKNMGIIVAHPATLVTLGKFTLPVVLSMLGLALMAIFELKRVKGGILLSIIIITIIGAFFGLVEVPKTLISTPPSIAPIAFKLNIMGAMKLSLLGAIFSFMFIDLFDSLGLLIACYKEMGMQDKDGNYIGLGRMMFVDVTSTILGSFLGTSTVTAVSESAAGIALGARTGLASLVTGLLFLLSLLITPVVGMVPMFAAAPSLVLVGVFMFKSVKFLDWTDIKVSVPGFITVIFMPLTYSISIGLSFGFISYILMHLVAGEYKKINLVLWGIGALSVINLVV